A genomic stretch from Bacillus sp. E(2018) includes:
- a CDS encoding cation acetate symporter, with protein sequence MNGTAFSLFLGIVALTLVITYFASKKTKTTSDFYTADGGLTGMQNGLAIAGDYMSAASFLGIAGTIALSGFDGFFYSIGFLVAYLVVLFLVAEPLRNLGKYTMADMIAARFNDKKVRGVAALNTMAISTFYMVAQLVGAGALIKLLLGIEYIYSVLIVGVLMTVYVVFGGMTATSWVQIVKAILLMLGTFIISVMVFAKFGFSFTEMFNQVKSATPLGDSFLNPGNKFKDPLDTISLNLALVLGTAGLPHILIRFFTVKDAPTARKSVVYATWLIGAFYIMTIFLGFGAAAFVGQDQIVAANAAGNMAAPLLAEVLGGEFLFAFVSAVAFATILAVVAGLVLSAASAFAHDFYTHIVRKGHASEKEQMKAAKWASVGVAIISIILALFAQKLNVAFLVSLAFAVAASANLPIILLTIFWKRFNTAGAVTGMLVGLISSLVLVMISPSVWSPVEGAAILTGEAIFPLANPGIVSIPLGFLGAIIGTMLTKPSDVDKFNEILVKANTGSGLRKGA encoded by the coding sequence ATGAATGGTACAGCATTTTCTTTATTTTTAGGAATCGTTGCTCTTACTTTAGTCATTACCTATTTTGCTTCTAAGAAAACAAAAACAACGAGTGATTTCTACACAGCTGATGGCGGATTGACCGGAATGCAGAATGGACTTGCTATCGCAGGAGACTATATGTCAGCTGCTTCATTCTTAGGAATTGCGGGCACGATCGCATTATCTGGGTTTGATGGCTTCTTTTATAGCATCGGCTTTCTTGTGGCATATCTTGTCGTGCTGTTCTTAGTAGCTGAACCTCTTCGGAATCTAGGGAAGTATACGATGGCTGATATGATTGCTGCGAGGTTTAATGATAAGAAGGTTCGTGGTGTTGCTGCACTGAACACGATGGCGATCTCTACCTTTTATATGGTCGCCCAATTAGTAGGTGCTGGTGCTCTTATCAAACTATTACTAGGTATTGAGTACATATATTCGGTACTTATCGTAGGAGTATTGATGACGGTTTATGTGGTATTCGGTGGTATGACTGCAACATCATGGGTACAAATCGTAAAAGCCATTCTTTTGATGCTTGGTACGTTTATCATTTCTGTTATGGTGTTCGCTAAGTTTGGTTTTAGCTTTACTGAGATGTTCAATCAAGTGAAAAGTGCCACACCACTGGGCGATTCGTTTTTGAACCCCGGTAATAAGTTCAAAGATCCGCTTGATACGATCTCTTTAAACTTAGCACTTGTCTTAGGAACTGCAGGTCTTCCTCATATACTTATCCGTTTCTTTACGGTAAAAGATGCTCCTACTGCCAGAAAATCCGTTGTTTATGCAACTTGGCTAATCGGAGCGTTTTACATCATGACGATCTTTTTAGGATTTGGTGCTGCAGCTTTTGTAGGACAAGATCAGATCGTGGCTGCAAATGCAGCTGGAAATATGGCAGCTCCACTGTTAGCCGAAGTCCTCGGTGGAGAATTTCTTTTTGCATTTGTTTCTGCTGTTGCGTTCGCTACCATCCTAGCCGTCGTAGCTGGGTTGGTTTTGTCAGCGGCTTCTGCTTTCGCTCATGACTTTTATACACACATCGTTCGAAAAGGTCATGCATCAGAAAAAGAACAGATGAAAGCCGCCAAATGGGCTTCAGTAGGGGTAGCGATCATCTCCATCATACTGGCATTATTCGCACAAAAATTAAATGTCGCTTTCTTAGTCTCTCTCGCCTTTGCTGTAGCAGCTAGTGCGAACCTTCCTATCATTCTTTTAACGATTTTTTGGAAGCGCTTTAATACAGCGGGAGCCGTAACGGGGATGCTAGTTGGACTCATTAGTTCACTTGTATTAGTAATGATCTCGCCAAGTGTATGGTCTCCTGTAGAAGGAGCGGCAATTCTTACGGGCGAAGCGATCTTTCCACTTGCTAACCCAGGTATTGTTTCCATACCACTAGGGTTCTTAGGCGCTATCATCGGAACGATGCTAACTAAACCATCAGATGTTGATAAGTTTAATGAAATTTTAGTAAAAGCAAATACAGGGTCTGGCCTTCGTAAAGGTGCATGA
- a CDS encoding amino acid permease yields the protein MVKRNLGFWVLTALVVGNMVGSGIFMLPRSLAEVASPSGVLTAWLITGFGVLMTALVFGNLSLRKPELNGGPQNYAKALFKEDSQSSLLAGYLVSWGYWVANWSGNVAIITTFASYLSTFFPVMTNKAVLFTVMGTSVRVGGVITFIICSVLLWSVHILILNGIEGAGKVNFIATLAKVLGFLLFIITCLFAFQSSNLVPFYTPIESEGGVTSGFLSQINNAAIATLWAFVGVESAVVFATRAKKKSDVKRATILGLIIALALYLSITLLVMGTLKQEELINSQKPLVDSLMAAIGPSGSMIMAILGVVSLLGATVGWVLLSAEVPFQAAQQRMFITNFLKENKKGAPVFSLWITNLCTQLFLFSVISQSMASAFDFMIFIATLAFLVPYLFASLYQLKLVIRGETYEKSGRSRTADGIIAAIAAIYSFWVIYAGTADLKTFLFGIALLASGILFYPFVPKQSESIKKPAD from the coding sequence ATAGTGAAAAGAAATCTAGGTTTTTGGGTTTTAACAGCGCTTGTAGTAGGAAATATGGTAGGATCGGGTATTTTTATGTTGCCACGATCATTAGCAGAAGTAGCTAGTCCATCTGGTGTATTAACTGCCTGGCTGATTACAGGTTTTGGTGTATTGATGACAGCTCTTGTTTTTGGAAACCTGAGTTTAAGAAAACCTGAATTGAATGGAGGTCCTCAAAACTATGCGAAAGCATTGTTTAAAGAGGATTCACAATCCTCTCTACTAGCAGGGTACCTTGTAAGCTGGGGATATTGGGTGGCTAACTGGTCAGGTAACGTTGCGATCATCACTACGTTTGCCAGTTATCTTTCGACCTTTTTTCCTGTTATGACGAATAAAGCTGTTTTATTCACCGTGATGGGGACTTCTGTAAGAGTAGGTGGAGTCATCACTTTTATTATCTGTTCCGTTCTTTTGTGGAGCGTACACATTTTGATTCTGAACGGTATCGAGGGAGCAGGGAAGGTAAACTTTATTGCTACTTTAGCCAAAGTTTTAGGATTCTTATTATTTATTATCACTTGTTTATTTGCGTTCCAAAGCAGCAATCTTGTGCCTTTCTATACACCGATCGAGAGTGAAGGCGGCGTTACTTCAGGCTTTCTATCTCAGATAAATAATGCAGCGATCGCAACCCTTTGGGCTTTTGTAGGAGTAGAATCTGCTGTAGTTTTCGCAACTCGTGCCAAAAAGAAGAGCGATGTAAAAAGAGCGACGATCCTTGGTCTAATCATTGCTCTTGCTTTGTATCTAAGCATCACTTTGTTAGTTATGGGTACTCTGAAGCAGGAAGAATTGATCAACTCACAAAAACCTCTTGTTGATTCATTGATGGCAGCAATCGGTCCATCTGGCAGTATGATCATGGCAATCTTAGGAGTAGTCTCATTATTGGGAGCAACTGTTGGTTGGGTTTTACTTTCTGCCGAAGTGCCGTTTCAGGCAGCGCAGCAGCGGATGTTTATTACAAACTTTTTGAAAGAAAACAAAAAAGGTGCACCGGTTTTCTCTCTTTGGATCACAAACCTTTGTACTCAACTCTTCTTGTTTTCTGTCATATCTCAGTCGATGGCGTCTGCCTTTGATTTTATGATCTTTATTGCGACACTCGCTTTTCTCGTTCCTTATTTGTTCGCGTCTCTATATCAATTGAAGCTTGTTATAAGAGGTGAGACTTATGAGAAGTCGGGAAGAAGTCGAACGGCAGATGGTATTATTGCTGCAATTGCTGCTATCTATTCGTTCTGGGTCATCTATGCAGGAACTGCAGACCTTAAGACCTTTTTATTCGGAATTGCTCTACTTGCATCAGGGATCTTATTTTATCCGTTTGTTCCAAAACAATCTGAATCCATCAAAAAACCGGCTGATTAA
- a CDS encoding S1-like domain-containing RNA-binding protein has translation METKKPGLVYTLKVVRISDLGYVLDLEDGKEVLLHRSEAKTKHEEGNMVEVFLYQDHEGRLAATETIPKVRLDSLAWLEVAGVNRKLGVFLHIGIKKDILLSKDDLPESWDEWPHLGDRVYSGMKLDKKGRIFADLATEEEMVEQAEAATEEMFNQQTSGYVYKINDAGVLLFTESQHIGFIHNDELKVKPRLGQKLGARVAFVREDGRMNLSMRARKEIAYSEDSERIYQYLRENKGQMPLTDKSSPEEIKETFQMSKAAFKRALGKLLKEEKIIQEDGKTYLQI, from the coding sequence ATGGAAACAAAAAAACCTGGTTTGGTGTATACACTTAAAGTTGTACGGATTTCTGATCTTGGATATGTGTTAGATCTTGAGGATGGAAAAGAAGTTCTATTACATCGATCTGAAGCAAAAACAAAGCATGAAGAAGGTAATATGGTAGAGGTCTTCTTATATCAAGATCATGAGGGAAGACTTGCTGCAACCGAAACAATCCCAAAAGTTCGTCTGGATTCATTAGCTTGGCTAGAAGTAGCAGGCGTGAATCGGAAGTTAGGGGTATTTCTTCATATTGGCATTAAGAAAGATATCCTCTTATCAAAAGACGATCTTCCTGAATCATGGGATGAATGGCCGCATCTTGGTGACCGTGTTTATTCAGGTATGAAGCTGGATAAAAAAGGCCGTATATTTGCTGACTTAGCTACAGAAGAAGAGATGGTAGAACAAGCAGAAGCAGCAACCGAAGAGATGTTTAACCAACAAACATCTGGATATGTTTATAAGATTAATGATGCAGGCGTACTCCTGTTTACGGAGTCACAGCATATCGGATTCATTCATAACGATGAATTAAAGGTTAAACCGCGCCTTGGGCAGAAGCTTGGAGCTCGTGTAGCGTTCGTTCGGGAAGATGGAAGAATGAACTTATCGATGAGAGCAAGAAAAGAGATTGCTTATAGCGAGGATTCCGAACGGATCTATCAATATTTAAGAGAAAATAAAGGGCAGATGCCATTAACAGATAAGTCTTCTCCAGAAGAGATCAAAGAGACTTTTCAGATGAGTAAAGCTGCGTTTAAGCGAGCTCTCGGTAAGCTTTTGAAAGAAGAAAAAATCATTCAAGAAGACGGAAAAACGTATCTTCAAATTTAA
- a CDS encoding YycC family protein, with amino-acid sequence MKPLQLSADTAVKLAKALNVPLEQLMHMPQHILVKKLMELEASKENKDE; translated from the coding sequence ATGAAACCATTACAACTATCAGCTGATACTGCTGTAAAATTAGCAAAGGCGTTAAACGTACCACTGGAACAGTTGATGCATATGCCTCAGCATATATTGGTGAAAAAGCTGATGGAATTGGAAGCATCCAAAGAAAATAAGGATGAATAA
- a CDS encoding formate--tetrahydrofolate ligase, protein MLEKVTFKSDIEIAQSAKMLRIEEIVGQLGIEEDDWEPYGRYKGKLSLDLFQKLQNVEDGKVVLVTAISPTPAGEGKSTVTVGLGQALNRVGKKTIIALREPSLGPSMGIKGGAAGGGYSQVMPMEDINLHFTGDLHAITTANNALAALIDNHIHQGNELNIDPRRIVWKRALDMNDRALRKIVIGLGGPVQGVPREDGFDITVASEVMAIFCLANDLEDLKMRLSKMVVAFDYDNQPVTAGHLNAHGALTLLLKDAIRPNIVQTLENTPALVHGGPFANIAHGCNSVIATKLASKLGEMVVTEAGFGADLGAEKFLDIKARYAGIHPSAVVIVATVRALKMHGGLAKEYLKNPDLEALQKGMPNLEKHLETLKEFGVPVVVAINKFVTDTDEEVAFIKDWCNSKGVAAEEADVWAKGGQGGEALANRVLETIETEENKYKPLYDLNVSLQEKIETICKKVYGAGEVQFSPKAVKQMKQYTDFGWDQLPVCMAKTQYSFSDDPKKLGRPENFTITIRELKPSIGAGFIVALTGDVMTMPGLPKVPAANNMDVSEDGKAVGLF, encoded by the coding sequence ATGCTAGAAAAGGTTACGTTCAAAAGTGATATCGAGATTGCCCAATCAGCGAAAATGCTGCGAATCGAAGAAATTGTAGGACAACTAGGAATTGAAGAAGATGATTGGGAACCTTATGGAAGATACAAAGGAAAGCTATCATTAGATTTGTTTCAAAAGCTTCAGAATGTTGAAGATGGAAAAGTAGTCTTAGTTACAGCGATTAGTCCAACACCAGCAGGAGAGGGCAAGTCTACAGTGACCGTGGGGCTTGGACAAGCACTCAATCGAGTTGGAAAGAAAACGATTATCGCTTTACGTGAGCCATCACTGGGCCCTAGCATGGGGATTAAAGGCGGTGCAGCAGGTGGTGGATACTCTCAAGTGATGCCGATGGAAGATATCAATCTGCACTTTACAGGAGACCTGCATGCTATCACAACCGCTAATAACGCGCTAGCTGCACTGATCGATAACCATATACATCAAGGGAATGAATTGAATATAGATCCACGCCGAATCGTTTGGAAGCGTGCGTTAGATATGAATGATCGAGCATTAAGAAAGATTGTCATCGGCTTAGGTGGACCCGTTCAAGGTGTACCACGAGAAGATGGATTCGATATTACTGTAGCATCGGAAGTGATGGCGATCTTCTGTCTGGCTAATGATCTAGAAGACTTGAAGATGAGACTTTCTAAGATGGTAGTGGCGTTTGATTATGACAATCAGCCTGTAACGGCAGGACATCTTAATGCTCATGGTGCATTAACCTTATTGTTAAAAGATGCGATTCGCCCGAATATCGTACAAACATTAGAAAACACGCCGGCACTTGTTCATGGTGGACCGTTCGCTAACATTGCTCATGGGTGTAACAGTGTTATCGCTACAAAGCTAGCTTCTAAACTTGGTGAGATGGTCGTAACTGAAGCTGGATTCGGTGCTGATCTTGGAGCTGAGAAGTTCTTAGATATTAAAGCGAGATATGCGGGTATCCATCCAAGTGCAGTTGTTATTGTTGCTACTGTAAGAGCGCTTAAGATGCATGGAGGCCTTGCAAAAGAGTATTTGAAGAATCCGGACTTAGAAGCACTTCAAAAAGGTATGCCAAACCTTGAAAAACATTTAGAAACTTTGAAAGAATTTGGTGTGCCTGTAGTGGTAGCCATCAATAAATTTGTAACTGACACCGACGAAGAGGTTGCTTTCATAAAAGATTGGTGCAACTCAAAAGGTGTTGCTGCCGAAGAAGCTGATGTTTGGGCTAAAGGCGGACAAGGTGGAGAAGCATTAGCGAATAGAGTATTAGAGACGATTGAAACTGAAGAGAATAAGTACAAGCCTTTATACGATCTAAATGTATCTTTACAAGAAAAAATAGAGACGATCTGTAAAAAAGTGTACGGAGCAGGAGAAGTACAGTTCTCACCAAAAGCTGTAAAGCAAATGAAGCAGTACACTGATTTCGGGTGGGATCAATTGCCTGTATGTATGGCTAAAACTCAATATTCCTTCTCGGATGATCCAAAAAAACTCGGCCGTCCAGAAAACTTTACGATTACGATCAGAGAACTTAAACCGTCGATTGGAGCTGGGTTCATCGTTGCTCTTACAGGTGATGTCATGACGATGCCAGGACTTCCTAAAGTACCTGCAGCGAACAACATGGATGTATCTGAAGACGGAAAAGCAGTAGGACTATTTTAA
- a CDS encoding 2Fe-2S iron-sulfur cluster-binding protein: MAKIDVRGFGTYEIENGKKLVNALEDNGIDILHRCGGKAKCTTCRVEVLSGDLGPIGENEANIIATKGLSGNVRLSCQICVSEDASINPVLTVTSEGLDAGPRPAEEC; the protein is encoded by the coding sequence ATGGCAAAAATTGATGTGCGTGGATTTGGTACATACGAGATTGAGAATGGCAAAAAACTTGTAAATGCACTTGAAGACAATGGAATTGATATCCTTCACCGCTGTGGAGGCAAAGCAAAATGTACAACATGCCGAGTAGAAGTATTGTCAGGAGATCTAGGACCGATCGGAGAAAATGAAGCGAATATTATCGCTACGAAGGGTCTATCAGGTAATGTAAGGTTGTCTTGCCAGATCTGTGTGAGTGAGGATGCATCGATCAATCCTGTTCTTACAGTAACATCAGAAGGATTAGACGCTGGACCTCGACCAGCAGAAGAGTGTTAG
- a CDS encoding HD domain-containing protein codes for MKEKMIQQTETFVKDKLRNESSGHDWYHIYRVKNLSLNIAEKEGADYFVCVMAALLHDIADEKIAGTEEKGLQEVKNWLESISVEEPYITHILSIISTMSFKGGSGKEMESMEGKVVQDADRLDAIGAIGIGRTFAYSGAKEQLMYDPEIPVRETMTKEQYRNEKSTAINHFYEKLLKLKHGMNTPYAKKLADDRHAFLENFLEQFFEEWEGRK; via the coding sequence ATGAAAGAGAAGATGATCCAACAGACAGAGACGTTTGTAAAAGATAAGTTAAGAAACGAGAGCAGTGGACATGATTGGTATCATATCTATCGTGTTAAAAATCTGTCTCTGAACATCGCAGAAAAAGAAGGTGCAGATTACTTTGTATGTGTGATGGCGGCACTTCTTCATGATATAGCAGATGAAAAGATTGCAGGAACTGAAGAAAAAGGTCTTCAAGAAGTGAAAAATTGGTTAGAATCTATTTCTGTCGAGGAACCTTACATCACGCACATATTATCAATCATCTCAACGATGTCATTTAAAGGCGGCAGTGGAAAAGAGATGGAATCGATGGAGGGTAAAGTCGTACAGGATGCCGACCGTTTAGACGCGATTGGAGCGATCGGAATCGGCAGAACATTCGCATATTCAGGTGCGAAGGAGCAATTGATGTATGATCCTGAGATTCCTGTTCGAGAGACGATGACAAAAGAGCAATATCGGAATGAAAAGAGTACAGCTATTAATCACTTCTACGAAAAGTTGTTAAAATTAAAGCATGGGATGAATACTCCTTATGCAAAAAAACTAGCAGATGACCGGCATGCCTTTCTAGAAAACTTTCTAGAGCAGTTTTTTGAAGAGTGGGAAGGCAGAAAGTGA
- a CDS encoding DUF6123 family protein, whose amino-acid sequence MNENVLGDYIALLASKGFRLNDGDLHFVDFGKHYTDASESQVKIALEVTLIKQLSFDGSYFIAILESLVNENITSKKKAYELLDQLQNNNERKHSYTVG is encoded by the coding sequence ATGAATGAGAACGTTCTAGGCGACTATATAGCTTTGTTAGCTTCAAAAGGGTTTCGTCTTAACGATGGTGACCTTCATTTTGTGGATTTTGGAAAACATTATACGGATGCAAGTGAATCTCAAGTGAAAATAGCATTAGAAGTTACATTAATTAAACAATTATCGTTTGACGGAAGTTACTTTATTGCTATATTAGAATCTTTAGTTAACGAAAATATCACCTCAAAGAAAAAAGCGTATGAATTGCTAGATCAGCTGCAAAACAACAACGAAAGAAAACATTCTTATACAGTGGGGTAA
- a CDS encoding reverse transcriptase-like protein, with the protein MNFSIEYMYKHPKSPFKVRFVSDPMSLTEALFTATDLEKTGRVSELVFIDTKDVTWTKKELTKLTQVKKEEPKDISVYFDGGYKSETRTSGQGIIIHFSQNGITYRIKKNASLTNLESNNESEYAALWIAIKELEDLGVQYEEVTIQGDSKVVIEQLKGEWPCYETNLQNWADKIETLLKKLQIEPVYEWVARNKNKDADHLVTQALNGKIIQAKKEVIDNS; encoded by the coding sequence ATGAACTTCTCAATCGAGTATATGTATAAACATCCAAAATCCCCCTTTAAGGTTCGATTTGTTTCTGATCCTATGTCACTAACGGAAGCCCTTTTTACAGCAACTGATTTGGAGAAGACCGGAAGAGTGTCTGAATTGGTTTTCATCGATACAAAAGATGTAACTTGGACGAAGAAAGAGCTGACTAAATTAACGCAAGTCAAAAAAGAAGAACCAAAAGATATCTCTGTTTATTTCGATGGAGGTTATAAGTCGGAAACAAGAACTAGTGGTCAAGGCATTATTATTCATTTTTCTCAAAACGGCATAACCTATCGAATTAAAAAGAACGCGAGTCTTACCAATCTTGAATCCAATAACGAATCAGAATATGCTGCACTGTGGATAGCGATTAAAGAACTTGAAGATCTTGGAGTCCAATATGAAGAGGTTACAATTCAAGGGGACTCGAAGGTTGTTATAGAGCAGCTCAAAGGAGAATGGCCTTGTTATGAAACGAACCTCCAGAACTGGGCCGATAAAATCGAAACACTATTAAAGAAACTTCAGATCGAACCTGTTTATGAATGGGTGGCAAGAAACAAGAACAAAGATGCTGATCATCTCGTAACACAAGCATTAAACGGGAAGATCATACAAGCAAAGAAAGAAGTCATTGATAATTCCTGA
- a CDS encoding reverse transcriptase-like protein yields MIEIYIDGASAGDPGLSGAGVYVKVGNGTTHSYRFPIGTMSNHEAEFRALIHGLELCIEHNWRIVSFRTDSQAVESAVDKKFAKDKRYTKLLEEALELSEQLDLFFIKWIPSKQNKIADELARQAIQLNKRPSDV; encoded by the coding sequence TTGATAGAGATATACATTGATGGTGCAAGTGCAGGTGATCCCGGACTTTCCGGAGCTGGCGTATATGTAAAAGTCGGAAACGGCACTACACATTCGTATCGTTTTCCAATCGGTACGATGAGTAACCATGAAGCAGAATTTAGAGCTCTAATACATGGTTTAGAATTATGTATTGAACATAATTGGAGAATCGTATCGTTCCGCACAGACTCTCAAGCAGTTGAGAGCGCTGTGGATAAAAAATTTGCTAAAGATAAACGCTATACAAAACTTTTAGAAGAAGCTCTAGAGCTTTCAGAGCAATTGGATCTGTTTTTTATTAAGTGGATTCCTTCAAAGCAAAATAAGATCGCCGACGAGCTTGCACGACAAGCCATTCAATTAAATAAGAGACCGTCAGATGTTTAG
- a CDS encoding DMT family transporter — protein sequence MFRKTWFADFNLLLVALIWGSTFVIVQKAIAFLEPYSFNSVRFSIAAITLLLIIFLFNRSSLRHFTDRSIWISGITLGFWLFLGYGFQTVGLLYTTSSKAGFITGLSVVLVPLFSYLLLKSKLNWQVGFSSILAVLGLYLLTIHNSLTLNTGDGYVLLCAISFALHIVFTGKFASSYNAICLTIIQLVTVAVFSFITAIMIEDWQQMFTAQLVRQPEVISALLITSFFATALAFLAQTHFQSFTTPARVALIFAMEPVFAALTAYIMLNERLGSKSLLGCGLILLVMILSEIRFNKKLIKRKQKEWDLT from the coding sequence ATGTTTAGAAAGACTTGGTTTGCAGACTTCAATCTACTCCTTGTAGCTCTGATCTGGGGCTCGACTTTCGTTATCGTCCAGAAAGCGATTGCATTTTTAGAACCTTATTCATTTAACAGCGTGCGTTTTTCCATTGCCGCCATAACATTATTGCTAATTATCTTCTTGTTTAATCGTTCGTCACTCCGTCATTTTACAGACAGAAGTATATGGATCAGCGGTATCACACTTGGCTTTTGGCTATTTTTAGGGTACGGATTTCAGACCGTCGGATTGTTATATACCACGTCTTCAAAAGCTGGGTTCATAACAGGATTAAGTGTTGTCTTGGTGCCTTTGTTCAGCTATTTATTGTTAAAGAGCAAACTGAATTGGCAAGTAGGCTTTAGCTCTATATTAGCTGTACTCGGTTTATATTTATTAACGATCCACAACAGCCTGACGTTGAACACTGGCGATGGTTATGTACTATTATGTGCTATTTCATTTGCTCTTCATATTGTGTTCACAGGAAAGTTTGCTTCATCATACAACGCTATTTGTCTAACGATTATCCAACTTGTGACCGTTGCTGTATTTAGTTTTATAACTGCAATCATGATAGAAGATTGGCAGCAGATGTTCACAGCCCAGTTGGTTCGACAGCCGGAAGTAATCAGTGCTCTACTAATCACCTCATTCTTTGCAACTGCTCTCGCTTTTTTGGCTCAAACACACTTTCAATCGTTTACAACGCCTGCAAGAGTGGCTTTAATCTTTGCGATGGAACCTGTTTTTGCGGCACTTACTGCTTATATCATGCTGAATGAACGATTGGGTTCAAAATCATTGTTAGGATGCGGGTTGATTTTACTCGTCATGATTTTATCTGAAATACGGTTCAATAAAAAGTTGATAAAACGCAAACAAAAAGAGTGGGATCTTACTTAA
- a CDS encoding 5'-3' exonuclease produces the protein MEKKEVLLLIDGFNLLSRCYFATAYGKEMHDLPRNSKGQFTNAIRVTIQKLLMLVRDHEPSHIVVAWDVKRDETLRREKFADYKGTRNELPEPLIQQFETLVQLFDNIGITQLTIPRYEADDIIGTLAYRWRNERDGECIIYSNDRDLLQLLCEKTSQLITVKRDELKYTLNHFQEEYGITPAQWIDVKALLGDKSDNIPGVAGVGDKAALPLIQQYGAVESIYENFENLDPRYKRYLKKLEAGREMAVLSKDLCTIFTDVPEVVDRDLEECRYILDKQSVRSALEELEIQIRVG, from the coding sequence ATGGAAAAGAAAGAAGTATTACTGTTAATTGATGGATTTAATCTGCTTAGCAGATGTTATTTTGCAACAGCTTATGGAAAAGAAATGCATGATCTTCCTCGAAACTCAAAAGGTCAGTTTACGAATGCCATACGCGTTACCATTCAGAAACTGCTTATGCTCGTTCGAGATCATGAGCCTTCTCACATTGTAGTGGCTTGGGATGTTAAACGTGATGAGACACTCAGAAGAGAAAAATTTGCTGATTACAAAGGAACAAGAAACGAGTTGCCTGAGCCACTTATCCAGCAATTTGAGACACTTGTTCAACTTTTTGATAACATCGGAATTACGCAACTTACGATTCCGAGATATGAAGCGGATGATATCATCGGTACACTGGCATATCGCTGGAGAAACGAACGTGACGGAGAATGCATCATCTACAGCAACGATCGCGATCTTTTGCAACTTCTTTGCGAGAAGACATCACAGTTGATTACAGTAAAAAGAGATGAGCTGAAGTATACGCTGAATCACTTCCAAGAAGAGTACGGAATAACTCCTGCACAGTGGATCGATGTAAAAGCCTTATTAGGTGATAAGAGTGATAATATTCCTGGGGTAGCAGGAGTCGGCGATAAAGCTGCACTTCCACTCATACAACAATATGGTGCTGTTGAATCGATCTATGAAAATTTTGAGAATCTAGATCCTAGATATAAGAGGTATCTGAAGAAACTCGAAGCAGGGCGCGAGATGGCTGTTCTTAGCAAAGATTTATGTACGATTTTTACAGATGTTCCTGAAGTAGTCGACAGAGACTTAGAAGAATGCCGATATATTTTAGATAAACAGAGTGTTCGAAGCGCATTAGAAGAATTAGAGATTCAAATAAGAGTGGGTTAA
- a CDS encoding DNA alkylation repair protein, with protein MANPYLCPNCKTNRTRFNVIEQNPVSVKLDPSTGDVVQQYEDGELDMFHLPYKGSERLIQCGACGIVGEEEMYIKRAQSNPRA; from the coding sequence ATGGCAAATCCTTATTTATGTCCAAACTGTAAAACGAACCGAACGCGTTTTAACGTGATCGAACAAAATCCTGTATCCGTTAAGCTTGATCCATCCACTGGTGATGTAGTTCAACAATATGAAGATGGTGAGTTAGATATGTTCCATCTTCCGTATAAAGGTTCAGAGCGACTGATTCAGTGCGGAGCATGTGGAATTGTTGGAGAAGAAGAGATGTACATTAAACGCGCTCAAAGTAATCCAAGAGCGTAG